A portion of the Cellulophaga algicola DSM 14237 genome contains these proteins:
- a CDS encoding MbnP family protein has protein sequence MKNFKIALLALISILAISCDNDDDDAMALTGSGEVSVTFDNGYAGNDLLLGTTNAANSNGETLTVTRLSYIVSNFSLIDVDGNEYVFPKDDSYFIINQEADLDDISLPNIPAGAYTTLKFGIGVDDEKYQQGGEGQGDLWTRAEENNLTWSWTAGYKYINYEGTFTSATVTDETDFKVHLGRLGDQVNYEEVTLALPTNVTVSDEMDSNIHLKIDASKILASIHNLLLSDQAVLMTDPEKAPLIAENIATMFVVDHVHNGNGH, from the coding sequence ATGAAAAATTTTAAAATAGCCTTATTGGCACTAATTTCTATACTTGCAATTTCTTGTGATAATGATGACGATGATGCTATGGCATTAACAGGATCAGGAGAAGTTTCGGTAACTTTTGATAATGGATACGCAGGTAATGACCTTCTTTTAGGGACTACAAATGCAGCAAATTCTAATGGGGAAACATTAACGGTTACCCGTTTAAGCTATATCGTTAGTAATTTTAGTTTAATTGATGTAGATGGAAATGAATATGTTTTTCCTAAAGATGATAGTTACTTTATCATAAATCAAGAGGCAGATCTAGATGATATTTCATTACCTAATATTCCAGCAGGAGCATACACTACCCTTAAATTTGGCATTGGCGTAGATGATGAAAAATACCAACAAGGGGGTGAAGGTCAGGGCGATTTATGGACACGTGCAGAAGAAAATAATTTGACTTGGTCATGGACTGCAGGCTATAAATACATTAATTATGAAGGTACTTTTACGTCTGCTACAGTTACAGATGAAACTGATTTTAAAGTGCATTTAGGAAGGCTAGGCGATCAAGTTAATTATGAGGAAGTTACTTTGGCTTTGCCAACAAATGTAACCGTAAGTGATGAAATGGATTCTAATATTCATTTAAAAATAGATGCTTCTAAAATTTTGGCCTCTATACATAATCTCCTACTTTCTGATCAAGCCGTATTGATGACAGATCCTGAAAAAGCACCATTAATAGCAGAAAATATAGCTACAATGTTCGTTGTAGATCACGTACATAATGGAAACGGACATTAA
- a CDS encoding nitrous oxide reductase family maturation protein NosD, with amino-acid sequence MHLKPKFLLIALCFLSTSLWAKTITVCSECAVKSIASAIKTAVAYDTIVIKKGTYYEYNLLIDKPLVLIGENFPVIDGQDKGEIIRITSDNVTIDGLFIINVGTSYTSDYAAIRVVRSDSFLIQNVVLEKLFFGIYLEKSNNGRVYHNKIIGDAKDEYNSGNGIQLWYSKNVVVEKNIVQGARDGIYLEFSDNIIINDNISTKNLRYGLHFMFSDDDVYTNNIFESNGAGVAVMFSKNIKMTGNTFKKNWGTAAFGLLLKEINDADISENTFEENTIGINIEGSNRITYANNNFINNGWAIKVLGACYDNSFTKNNFLYNSFDVSYNSNINDNVFEQNYWSNYTGYDLDKNGIGDIPYRPVKLFSYIVNKTPESIVLLRSLFMDIIDFSEKVTPVFTPDNLVDAKPSMKRIE; translated from the coding sequence ATGCACCTAAAACCTAAATTTCTTTTAATAGCCTTATGTTTTTTAAGTACTTCCTTATGGGCAAAAACAATAACTGTTTGTTCAGAATGTGCTGTAAAATCTATAGCTAGTGCTATTAAAACAGCAGTAGCCTATGATACTATTGTCATAAAAAAAGGAACCTATTACGAGTATAATTTACTTATAGATAAACCCTTAGTGTTAATCGGAGAAAATTTTCCAGTGATTGATGGGCAAGATAAAGGCGAAATTATCAGAATTACATCCGATAATGTAACTATAGACGGACTTTTTATAATAAATGTGGGCACAAGCTATACCTCAGATTATGCCGCTATTCGCGTAGTGAGAAGTGATTCCTTCTTAATACAAAATGTAGTTTTAGAAAAATTGTTTTTTGGTATTTATTTAGAAAAATCTAATAACGGTAGGGTATATCATAATAAAATAATAGGGGATGCGAAGGATGAGTATAACTCCGGGAATGGCATTCAATTATGGTATTCTAAGAATGTCGTGGTAGAAAAAAATATTGTGCAAGGTGCTCGAGATGGTATCTATTTAGAATTTTCTGATAATATAATAATTAACGATAATATAAGTACAAAAAACCTTCGGTATGGCTTACATTTTATGTTTTCTGATGATGATGTGTATACCAATAATATTTTTGAAAGTAATGGAGCAGGAGTTGCTGTAATGTTTTCAAAAAATATTAAGATGACAGGGAATACCTTTAAAAAGAATTGGGGCACAGCTGCATTTGGTCTTTTATTGAAAGAAATTAATGACGCCGATATTAGTGAAAATACCTTTGAAGAAAATACGATTGGAATCAACATAGAAGGATCAAACCGAATAACGTATGCCAATAATAATTTTATCAATAACGGCTGGGCTATTAAAGTCCTCGGCGCATGTTATGATAATTCATTTACAAAAAATAATTTTTTGTACAACAGTTTTGATGTTTCTTATAACAGCAATATCAATGACAATGTTTTTGAACAAAATTATTGGAGTAATTATACGGGCTATGATTTAGATAAAAATGGAATAGGAGACATTCCTTATAGACCCGTGAAATTATTTTCTTATATCGTAAATAAAACGCCAGAATCCATTGTACTTCTCAGAAGTTTATTTATGGATATTATAGATTTCTCTGAAAAAGTAACTCCTGTTTTTACCCCTGATAATTTAGTGGATGCAAAACCATCAATGAAAAGAATAGAATGA
- the nosZ gene encoding Sec-dependent nitrous-oxide reductase: MKKYSFYLVTLLGSVLFLSGCGDQNGNASSNGALASNNAEKVYVAPGEHDEFYAFMSGGYSGNVTVYGLPSGRMFKEIPVFSQFPTNGYGYSEETKPMLETSFGFIPNDDSHHPDISQTNGELDGRWLFINGNNTPRIARIDLKTFETAEIIEVPNSAGNHSSSYITENSEYVVAGTRFSVPIPQRDMPIKDYKGNFKGALSFISIEPETGHMDIKFQLIMPGFNYDLSHPGRGKSHGWFFFTTYNTEEANSLLEVNASQNDKDFIAAVNWKKIEEYVANGGGTMVPANYTHNVYSDETHSATSTMKKEVLTVDPTKVPGAVFFMPTPKSPHGVDVNPTGDYIVGNGKLSADLTVFSFDKMIAAIDAKKYDGEAYGLPILKFEDVLAGQVKSGGLGPLHTEFDDKGNAYTTFFISSEVVKWKVGTWEVIDRKPTFYSVGHCMIPGGNSRKPFGKYLISLNKITKDRYLPTGPELEHSAQLYDISGDKMELIYDFPTHGEPHYAAAIPASILAPKSQKIYKLAENEHPFATKNVSDARVEREGNVVHVYMAMIRSHFTPDNIEGIKVGDTVYFHITNHEQDFDVPHGFMMIGANNSGLLIMPGQTKTTVWEPKQEGVWPFYCTDFCSALHQEMQGYIRVSPASSNLDLSWSLGE, translated from the coding sequence ATGAAAAAGTATTCATTTTACCTAGTAACCCTATTGGGGTCGGTCCTGTTTCTTTCAGGTTGCGGCGATCAAAACGGTAATGCATCATCAAATGGTGCGCTTGCTTCTAATAATGCAGAGAAAGTATATGTAGCTCCTGGCGAACATGATGAATTTTATGCCTTTATGTCTGGTGGATATAGCGGTAATGTAACCGTTTATGGTCTTCCTTCTGGACGTATGTTCAAAGAGATTCCTGTTTTTTCTCAGTTTCCGACCAATGGTTATGGCTATTCTGAAGAAACAAAACCTATGTTAGAGACTTCTTTTGGCTTTATCCCGAATGACGATTCTCACCACCCGGATATTTCTCAGACCAATGGAGAATTAGATGGCAGATGGTTATTTATAAATGGAAATAATACGCCACGTATAGCGCGTATCGATTTAAAAACATTTGAAACTGCTGAGATTATTGAAGTACCAAATAGTGCCGGTAACCATAGTTCTTCATATATCACTGAAAATTCTGAGTACGTGGTGGCAGGAACTCGTTTTTCAGTACCTATACCTCAAAGAGACATGCCAATAAAAGATTATAAAGGAAACTTTAAAGGTGCCTTGTCTTTTATTAGTATTGAGCCTGAAACGGGTCATATGGATATTAAATTCCAATTGATTATGCCTGGCTTTAATTATGATCTTTCACATCCAGGACGTGGTAAATCTCACGGCTGGTTTTTCTTTACAACCTATAATACAGAGGAAGCTAATTCGCTGTTAGAGGTTAACGCTTCTCAAAACGATAAAGATTTTATCGCAGCGGTAAACTGGAAGAAGATTGAAGAATATGTTGCAAATGGTGGAGGTACTATGGTGCCTGCTAATTATACTCATAATGTGTATAGTGATGAAACACATAGCGCTACTTCAACGATGAAAAAAGAAGTGCTTACTGTAGATCCTACAAAAGTACCTGGGGCTGTATTCTTTATGCCAACACCAAAATCTCCGCACGGGGTAGATGTAAATCCAACAGGAGATTACATTGTAGGTAATGGAAAGCTTTCTGCAGATCTTACCGTTTTCTCATTTGATAAAATGATAGCAGCGATTGATGCTAAAAAGTATGATGGTGAAGCTTATGGTCTTCCTATTTTGAAATTTGAGGATGTCTTGGCTGGTCAGGTTAAAAGTGGAGGATTAGGTCCATTGCATACCGAATTTGATGATAAAGGTAATGCGTATACTACATTCTTCATTTCTTCAGAAGTGGTAAAATGGAAAGTAGGCACCTGGGAGGTTATTGATAGAAAGCCAACTTTTTACTCGGTTGGTCACTGTATGATTCCTGGAGGAAACTCTAGAAAACCTTTTGGTAAATACCTAATATCCTTGAACAAAATTACCAAAGATAGATACCTGCCAACTGGTCCCGAGTTAGAACACTCTGCACAGTTGTATGATATCTCTGGAGATAAAATGGAGCTTATTTATGATTTTCCAACACATGGTGAGCCACATTACGCAGCAGCTATTCCTGCTTCAATATTAGCCCCTAAATCACAGAAGATTTACAAGCTTGCAGAAAACGAACATCCATTTGCTACCAAAAATGTTTCAGATGCGCGTGTTGAAAGAGAAGGTAATGTTGTACATGTGTATATGGCAATGATTCGTAGTCACTTTACTCCCGATAATATTGAAGGTATTAAAGTGGGTGATACCGTGTATTTCCATATTACAAATCATGAGCAAGATTTTGATGTTCCGCATGGTTTTATGATGATAGGAGCCAATAATTCAGGACTATTGATTATGCCAGGGCAAACAAAAACTACCGTATGGGAACCGAAGCAAGAAGGTGTATGGCCATTTTATTGTACCGATTTCTGTTCTGCTTTACATCAAGAAATGCAAGGGTATATACGTGTTTCACCTGCTAGTTCTAATCTAGATCTATCTTGGTCTTTAGGAGAATAA
- a CDS encoding transporter family protein produces the protein MNDLQNFKLNRILFFILLVALNFSTTFAKDRLPVVTPNPLPCLGHFHGLDYVYDFCDTCGCGSSGGSMGYGTGLNTNFIGVRYIGQQYRSRDGIFNDSPWVDENFNTMQLWGNFPVSKRTVVNVIVPYQFHSRNFIDGTSQNISGLGDASILAMYNLLKVKSDSIVSIKPEHYVQIGGGIKMPTGAFDKENNEDSVNPSFQLGTGSWDYVVAANYGFNYRNWGISTLVNYAMKTENPKQYQFGNQFNYALNAFKTYYIANNFSMTPILGIAGEVFETNKEYGADVANTKGDLFMGKVSLEASYSRYALGVVSMLPITQNLNNNKVELKNRLSIYLNVNF, from the coding sequence ATGAACGATTTGCAGAATTTTAAATTAAACAGAATACTTTTTTTTATTTTACTAGTAGCACTAAATTTTTCGACAACTTTTGCGAAGGATAGGCTTCCAGTAGTAACACCAAACCCATTGCCTTGTTTAGGTCATTTTCATGGTCTGGATTATGTATATGATTTTTGTGATACTTGTGGTTGCGGCAGTAGCGGCGGAAGTATGGGGTATGGAACCGGATTAAATACTAATTTTATAGGGGTAAGATATATAGGACAGCAATACCGTTCTAGAGACGGAATTTTTAATGATTCTCCTTGGGTAGATGAAAATTTTAACACCATGCAGTTGTGGGGAAATTTTCCGGTATCAAAACGGACCGTAGTTAATGTTATAGTTCCTTATCAGTTTCATAGTAGAAATTTTATAGACGGTACTTCTCAAAATATTAGTGGTTTAGGCGATGCGAGTATACTTGCTATGTATAACCTGCTAAAAGTAAAATCAGACAGTATCGTATCCATTAAACCAGAGCATTATGTACAAATTGGAGGAGGGATTAAAATGCCTACAGGAGCGTTTGACAAAGAAAATAATGAAGATAGCGTAAACCCAAGTTTTCAATTGGGTACTGGTAGTTGGGATTATGTTGTGGCGGCTAATTACGGTTTTAATTATAGAAATTGGGGAATTAGTACCTTGGTTAATTATGCTATGAAAACCGAAAATCCTAAGCAGTATCAATTCGGGAATCAGTTTAACTATGCGCTAAATGCTTTTAAAACCTACTATATAGCTAATAATTTTTCAATGACACCCATTCTTGGTATTGCGGGTGAAGTTTTTGAAACCAATAAAGAATACGGGGCCGATGTGGCCAATACCAAAGGAGATCTATTTATGGGAAAAGTTAGTTTAGAAGCTTCTTATAGTAGATATGCTTTGGGCGTAGTGTCTATGTTACCCATTACGCAAAATCTAAATAACAATAAGGTTGAGTTGAAAAATAGGTTGTCTATTTATTTAAATGTCAATTTTTAA
- a CDS encoding cytochrome-c peroxidase has translation MKNTLIFFSLVFILSCSNETEYVRVNEPLVFEQPSNFPALAYDLEANPPTEIGFELGKKLFYDGDLSRVGFISCGFCHEQKDAFTHHGHQFSHGADDLEGTRNTPSIQNMAYMTHFMWDGAINHLDLFPIAPITNEVEMDESITNVLAKLAANSEYQKLFSEAFVDGEVNMENFLKALSQFMVMMVSSNSKYDKYVRNEDGITLTSEELQGLAIFETNCATCHATDLFTDKSFRNNGLAPNSKLDDLGRYLVTGLEADKYKFKVPSLRNVALTEPYMHDGRFGSLEAVLDFYTDGIITSPTLDSALQDNGVLGISLSSADKAALVAFLNTLTDEEYIADERFAEF, from the coding sequence ATGAAGAATACACTTATCTTTTTTAGTTTGGTTTTTATTCTTTCTTGTTCAAATGAAACTGAATATGTACGAGTAAATGAGCCTCTGGTTTTTGAACAGCCCAGTAATTTTCCTGCTCTGGCTTATGATTTGGAAGCTAACCCTCCTACAGAAATTGGATTTGAGTTAGGTAAAAAGCTTTTCTATGATGGTGATTTATCACGAGTAGGATTTATTTCTTGTGGTTTTTGTCATGAGCAGAAAGATGCTTTTACACATCATGGACATCAATTTAGCCATGGCGCAGATGATTTGGAGGGAACTAGAAATACGCCTTCCATTCAAAATATGGCCTATATGACGCATTTTATGTGGGACGGTGCCATAAATCATTTAGACCTGTTTCCTATTGCTCCGATTACTAATGAGGTAGAGATGGATGAATCTATAACAAACGTTCTTGCTAAACTAGCGGCCAATAGTGAATACCAGAAATTGTTTTCGGAAGCATTTGTCGATGGAGAAGTAAACATGGAAAATTTTTTAAAGGCCCTATCTCAGTTTATGGTGATGATGGTATCTTCAAATTCTAAATATGATAAATATGTTAGGAACGAAGATGGTATTACTTTAACATCGGAAGAGCTTCAAGGCTTAGCGATTTTTGAAACCAATTGTGCTACCTGCCATGCTACAGATTTATTTACCGATAAATCTTTTAGAAATAATGGCTTAGCTCCAAATTCAAAATTAGATGACCTAGGGCGTTATTTAGTAACAGGTTTAGAAGCCGATAAATACAAATTTAAGGTGCCTAGTTTACGAAATGTAGCATTAACAGAGCCATATATGCATGATGGTAGATTTGGTAGCCTAGAAGCCGTATTAGATTTTTATACTGATGGCATAATAACTAGTCCCACCTTAGATAGCGCATTACAAGATAATGGAGTTTTAGGAATTTCATTATCTAGCGCAGATAAAGCAGCTTTAGTTGCTTTCTTGAATACATTAACAGATGAAGAATATATAGCTGATGAACGATTTGCAGAATTTTAA
- a CDS encoding ABC transporter ATP-binding protein — protein sequence MIKIENLHKKFGKTPILMGLDLSIKQSGIFAILGPNGSGKTTLIKCILGMIVPNKGTIAINGGLIKNKWKYRQEIEYLPQIANFPSNLKVRELIRMIKDLRQKPSDEERLIERFELEPFLDKKLAILSGGTKQKVNIVIAFMFDTPLIILDEPTTGLDPVALIKLKELIQIEKQKGKTILVSSHIMQFVEEIADEIVYLLEGKIYFKGSIAALKEKTQQTNVEHAIAAIAKPVSHV from the coding sequence ATGATTAAGATAGAAAATTTACATAAAAAATTTGGAAAGACTCCTATTCTTATGGGGTTAGATCTAAGCATAAAACAAAGTGGCATTTTTGCTATTTTAGGTCCTAATGGCTCTGGTAAGACAACTTTAATTAAGTGTATATTGGGTATGATAGTCCCGAACAAAGGTACTATCGCTATAAATGGAGGTTTAATTAAAAATAAATGGAAATATAGACAAGAAATTGAGTATTTACCTCAGATTGCAAATTTCCCTAGTAATCTTAAAGTCAGAGAATTAATTCGGATGATTAAAGATTTAAGGCAAAAACCAAGCGATGAAGAACGTTTAATTGAACGCTTTGAATTGGAGCCATTTCTAGATAAAAAATTAGCCATTCTTTCTGGAGGTACCAAACAAAAAGTAAATATTGTCATTGCTTTTATGTTTGATACACCTTTAATTATCCTTGATGAACCCACTACAGGTCTAGATCCTGTGGCATTAATCAAATTAAAAGAACTTATCCAAATAGAAAAACAAAAAGGAAAGACCATACTTGTTTCCTCACACATCATGCAGTTTGTAGAAGAGATAGCAGATGAAATTGTATATCTTTTAGAAGGGAAAATATACTTCAAAGGAAGTATAGCTGCGCTAAAAGAAAAAACACAACAAACGAATGTAGAACATGCCATTGCGGCAATTGCAAAACCTGTGTCACATGTTTAA
- a CDS encoding CAP domain-containing protein — MLRIKFLSIAFLSLLMTLTSCSTATQEEEVAIYEKVSISTIEEEVLDLVNEYRVSQGLEVVIFGDVAYDFAASHNEYMIEQGVISHDNFISRSTDLTVKADADFVSENVGKDFTTARGVVNAWINSATHKKVMEGDFTYTAISVKEDANGVLYFTELFYK; from the coding sequence ATGTTACGAATCAAATTTTTATCAATTGCTTTTCTTTCTTTATTAATGACATTAACATCTTGTTCAACTGCAACACAAGAAGAAGAAGTAGCTATTTATGAAAAGGTTTCTATTTCTACTATAGAAGAAGAGGTTTTAGATCTTGTAAATGAATATAGAGTTTCTCAAGGATTAGAGGTAGTTATTTTTGGAGATGTTGCTTATGATTTTGCAGCGTCACACAATGAGTATATGATTGAGCAAGGTGTAATTAGCCACGATAACTTTATTAGTAGGTCTACAGATCTAACGGTTAAAGCAGATGCCGATTTTGTTTCTGAAAATGTAGGTAAAGATTTTACAACAGCAAGAGGTGTTGTCAATGCTTGGATTAATAGTGCTACACATAAAAAAGTAATGGAAGGAGATTTTACCTATACTGCAATTAGCGTTAAAGAAGATGCTAATGGTGTTCTTTACTTTACAGAATTGTTTTACAAATAA
- a CDS encoding nitrous oxide reductase accessory protein NosL — protein sequence MKNRTFLGVLCFLIVAACNTEPKAIAYGSEGCHFCSMTIVDTQHAAQFMTKKGRSYSFDATECMFNYLQDVAPETIALYRVNDYNNPGVFIDAKEATYLISKNIPSPMGGNLSAFTTKEAAEKMQQEHTGSVYSWKELQSKFNKG from the coding sequence ATGAAAAACCGAACATTTTTAGGGGTACTATGTTTCCTGATAGTAGCTGCATGCAATACGGAACCTAAAGCTATAGCTTATGGTTCAGAAGGATGTCATTTTTGTAGCATGACCATTGTAGATACCCAACATGCCGCACAGTTTATGACCAAAAAGGGGAGAAGTTATTCTTTTGATGCCACAGAATGTATGTTCAACTATTTGCAGGACGTAGCTCCAGAAACAATTGCGTTATATCGTGTAAATGATTATAATAATCCTGGAGTTTTTATTGATGCTAAAGAAGCTACCTATTTAATTAGCAAAAATATTCCTAGCCCTATGGGCGGAAATTTAAGTGCTTTTACAACAAAAGAAGCTGCAGAGAAAATGCAACAAGAGCATACGGGAAGCGTGTATTCATGGAAAGAATTACAATCTAAATTTAACAAAGGCTAG
- a CDS encoding ABC transporter permease, with the protein MFKILKYSFYDLMRSRWSYVYFLFYLLLGFVLLFLNNDVSKAVITLMNIIIVLVPLISTIFGIMYYYNSKEFTELLLAQPIKRTSIFLGQYLGVAGSLALSLILGLGIPFVLYGLFKSSAIFDFSLLLVTGTFLTLIFSALSFNIAISNENTIKGFGYAVLLWLFMAVIYDGLFLMSLIIFNEYPLDNFSLVASMFNPIDLSRTLILLKLDISALLGYTGAVFKQFFGTNMGVIISMLVLMLWTILPVWRLLYKSKRKDF; encoded by the coding sequence ATGTTTAAGATATTAAAATATAGTTTTTATGATCTTATGCGTAGCCGTTGGAGCTATGTTTATTTTCTGTTCTATTTATTATTGGGTTTTGTATTGTTATTTTTAAATAATGATGTATCAAAAGCGGTGATTACTTTAATGAATATTATTATTGTTTTGGTTCCTTTAATTAGTACAATCTTCGGAATTATGTACTATTACAATTCCAAAGAATTTACAGAACTTTTATTAGCGCAACCCATTAAAAGAACATCTATTTTCTTAGGACAATACTTGGGAGTAGCGGGTTCTTTGGCGCTAAGTCTTATTTTAGGTTTGGGGATTCCTTTTGTACTCTATGGACTTTTTAAGAGTAGTGCTATCTTTGACTTTTCACTGTTATTAGTAACAGGGACTTTCTTAACCCTTATTTTTTCAGCACTATCTTTTAATATTGCAATTTCTAATGAGAATACGATTAAAGGGTTTGGGTATGCAGTGCTGCTATGGTTATTTATGGCCGTTATTTATGATGGATTATTTTTAATGTCACTCATCATTTTTAACGAATACCCTCTTGATAATTTTTCATTAGTCGCCTCCATGTTTAATCCTATAGATTTATCGCGGACCTTAATCCTATTAAAATTAGATATTTCGGCATTATTAGGATATACAGGAGCTGTTTTTAAGCAATTTTTTGGAACAAATATGGGAGTAATCATTTCAATGTTAGTACTTATGTTATGGACGATACTTCCTGTATGGAGATTACTTTATAAATCTAAAAGAAAAGATTTTTAG